A single genomic interval of Corylus avellana chromosome ca10, CavTom2PMs-1.0 harbors:
- the LOC132164338 gene encoding probable glucuronoxylan glucuronosyltransferase IRX7 has translation MGEVRRPTKNRGFYVRMRLLHTKNGRPQEKNFFYRYYKWVLWLSLSLYLFSSYFITKDNKPPPLAKTRVSSASRALYESTNASLLQQPISNPALLNNLKIFVYELPPNYNTDWLSNERCSSHLFAAEVGIHRALLNSDVRTFDPYEADFFFVPVYVSCNFSTVNGFPAIGHARSLISSAVRLISSEYPFWNRTRGSDHVFVASHDYGACFHAMEDVAIADGIPGFLKNSIILQTFGVKYKHPCQDAENVLIPPYIPPDSVQKALENYPVNGRRDIFVFFRGKMEVHPKNVSGRFYSKRVRTEIWRKYNGDRRFYLKRQRFAGYQSEIARSVFCLCPLGWAPWSPRLVESVVLGCVPVIIADGIRLPFASAVNWTEISLTVAEKDVEKLGPILEHVAATNLSNIQKNLWDPRNRRALMFNSQVQEGDATWQVLHALAQKLERSYTRGSGVSSQWASDT, from the exons ATGGGGGAGGTGAGAAGACCCACAAAAAACAGGGGATTCTATGTGAGGATGAGGCTCTTGCACACCAAAAATGGCAGACCCCAAGAAAAGAACTTCTTTTACAGATACTACAAATGGGTCCTCTGGTTATCCCTATCCCTCTATCTCTTCAGCTCCTATTTCATCACCAAAGACAACAAACCTCCCCCTCTAGCCAAAACCCGTGTCTCTTCTGCATCTCGCGCTCTCTACGAGTCCACCAACGCCAGCCTCCTCCAACAACCGATAAGCAATCCAG CGTTGTTGAATAACTTGAAGATTTTCGTGTACGAGCTGCCGCCGAATTACAACACGGACTGGCTTTCAAACGAGCGGTGCAGCAGCCATTTGTTTGCGGCGGAGGTGGGTATCCACAGAGCCTTGTTAAACAGCGATGTGAGAACTTTTGATCCGTATGAAGCCGACTTTTTCTTCGTGCCAGTCTACGTTTCCTGCAACTTCAGCACCGTCAATGGGTTCCCAGCGATTGGGCACGCAAGGAGTCTGATATCCTCGGCCGTCCGGCTCATCTCCTCGGAGTACCCGTTCTGGAATCGGACCCGGGGCTCCGACCACGTCTTCGTCGCCTCTCACGACTACGGAGCCTGTTTCCACGCAATG GAGGACGTGGCGATTGCGGATGGGATCCCTGGGTTCTTGAAGAACTCGATCATATTGCAAACCTTTGGTGTCAAATATAAGCATCCGTGTCAGGATGCGGAGAACGTGCTAATCCCACCATATATTCCGCCGGATAGTGTACAGAAGGCTCTGGAAAATTATCCGGTGAATGGGCGGCGAGATATTTTCGTATTCTTCAGGGGTAAAATGGAAGTCCACCCAAAGAACGTCAGCGGCCGATTCTACAGCAA GCGCGTGCGGACGGAGATATGGCGTAAATACAACGGCGACCGGAGGTTTTATCTCAAGAGGCAGAGGTTTGCCGGTTACCAGTCAGAGATTGCGCGGTCCGTTTTCTGCTTGTGCCCTCTGGGGTGGGCCCCGTGGAGCCCGAGGCTGGTTGAGTCGGTCGTGTTGGGATGCGTGCCGGTGATCATAGCCGACGGCATTCGGCTGCCCTTCGCCTCGGCCGTGAATTGGACGGAGATATCACTCACGGTTGCCGAAAAGGACGTGGAAAAGTTGGGGCCGATTCTTGAACACGTGGCGGCGACCAACCTGAGCAACATACAAAAGAATCTGTGGGACCCAAGGAACAGGCGGGCCCTAATGTTCAACAGTCAGGTCCAAGAAGGGGACGCCACGTGGCAAGTGTTACATGCTCTGGCTCAGAAGCTGGAAAGGTCGTACACTCGGGGGTCGGGGGTTTCGAGCCAATGGGCGTCGGACACGTAA